In a single window of the Campylobacter iguaniorum genome:
- a CDS encoding autotransporter outer membrane beta-barrel domain-containing protein, translating into MILPHRIIPKLVVGGAVVLDSLPDDLVISGVSSVKAPALNKRGEFNIIGASGSKRITFNSGSTVTIEADGTNTGNTRLIFASSYNTVNFNGTTNLINNVNTDRARTLHLENNSRLNLGRGSETTVSTAGNGYGVVIKQNTNLDADNAKLTINMQKDDSVGLEVNKNSYAYLKNGSNLNITTTGAGSKGVNLISDSAASRGTLESDINSNININTSNGNGTGIYIERGAVVARGDVIINSGTGTAIDLKDAAYTNDFYSFVNISSGTNSADHSLVQITGDIKNQNSKGAVQVQFERAGSFFNGDNYILSDGRGNFRFYNGATWTGNNTVSGTGTMNILLTGTTQWTGNNEVSNGENTIYLADNSVFKGNNTTTGGINSISTSQSSIWESGENKVSGGKAYLVLNADSKMNANTTVDGGNSIIRVRDSSSYTGDIKVTSGTNDMEISSTGKFSGDSTTTGGSNLIIFWNGATWEAGTTHTVDGGSASVEFNNYSVGNVDTVVNGGDSRIDINDRGSYTGDVTVNNGDNGINLYDTGKFSGNSTTTGGINIIDLNENSTWEAGTTNTVTGGAATVKLDDYSVVNADTVVTGGTSTINANGYTNYAGDIEVTGGTSNANFYHAASFNGDYIASAGTSSVDMQGSSKWQGDIKITADNSKVTLRHDSRWQGSALEPLATTKANVDMFNDSEWKVAQNSFVDKLNLNDTAHVVLANNYRTPYSNPRTYETLTVKELSGNGGNFVFDTDLNSAVAGSEETYGDKLIITGGIPAGVHGVQVADESLYTGAEVTGVKKLLLITDENDVGYEFVGKALNQGGLWQTNAPTFFKEGNKWYLANFTKEANNDTTVILSDRQVAVYNQWNRISNDSLRKRLGDLRYDDSKQGSWARVYGGRFSGEGYSQNYYTLQAGIDKAIDNHIYGLFIDSQHSNQDYTYGKGDGEKRVVGLYYTNYLDNGHYLDTVLKYGKINSKYNTSGDFPDHAKYGSLAYAASLEYGKTIRFENNSFIEPLAQLTYSNIESENYTTDRNTIVKESAIKSLISKLGFNAGKQIADDSDVYFKAFWMREYKADRNVDLKSANGEIMSFGENYRDSWVEIGLGLNKKIGEKTHLYADLERSLGATIQKDWQVNVGFRWEF; encoded by the coding sequence ATGATTCTACCACATCGAATTATACCGAAACTGGTGGTGGGGGGGGCAGTCGTCCTTGATTCTTTGCCAGATGACCTCGTTATAAGTGGGGTAAGCTCGGTAAAAGCTCCTGCTTTAAATAAGAGGGGTGAATTTAATATTATAGGTGCTTCTGGGAGCAAACGTATCACTTTTAATAGCGGTTCGACTGTCACTATAGAAGCTGATGGCACTAATACTGGTAATACGCGCCTTATTTTTGCTAGTAGTTACAATACTGTCAATTTCAACGGAACAACAAATTTAATTAATAATGTTAATACAGATAGAGCTAGAACTTTACATCTTGAAAATAACTCTAGGTTAAATTTAGGTAGAGGCTCTGAAACTACTGTTTCTACTGCTGGTAATGGATACGGAGTTGTTATCAAACAAAATACCAACCTAGATGCCGATAATGCAAAACTAACTATAAATATGCAAAAAGATGATAGCGTAGGACTTGAAGTCAATAAAAACTCATATGCATATCTAAAAAATGGCTCAAATTTAAACATCACAACCACTGGAGCTGGCTCTAAAGGTGTAAATTTGATTTCAGATAGTGCGGCATCAAGAGGTACGCTAGAATCAGATATAAACTCTAATATAAATATAAATACATCAAACGGCAACGGAACTGGTATATATATCGAAAGAGGCGCAGTAGTTGCAAGAGGCGACGTAATCATAAATAGTGGAACCGGCACTGCAATAGACCTTAAAGATGCAGCATATACTAATGATTTTTATAGTTTCGTAAATATAAGTAGCGGCACAAACAGCGCAGACCACTCACTAGTCCAGATAACTGGAGATATAAAAAACCAAAACTCTAAGGGTGCTGTGCAAGTGCAATTTGAACGAGCTGGGTCTTTTTTTAACGGTGATAATTATATACTATCAGACGGTAGAGGTAATTTTCGTTTTTACAATGGCGCTACTTGGACTGGAAATAATACAGTAAGTGGAACCGGAACAATGAATATATTATTAACCGGTACTACTCAGTGGACTGGCAATAACGAAGTATCAAATGGTGAAAATACGATATATTTGGCTGATAACAGTGTATTTAAAGGAAATAACACTACAACTGGCGGAATCAATAGTATATCAACGTCTCAAAGCTCTATTTGGGAGTCTGGTGAAAACAAAGTATCAGGCGGAAAGGCTTATTTGGTTCTTAACGCTGATTCTAAAATGAATGCAAATACCACAGTAGATGGTGGAAATAGTATTATAAGAGTTCGCGATTCATCAAGCTATACTGGAGATATAAAAGTCACTAGTGGAACTAATGATATGGAAATATCTAGCACTGGTAAATTTAGCGGCGATAGCACTACGACTGGTGGATCAAATTTGATAATTTTTTGGAACGGTGCTACTTGGGAAGCCGGCACGACACACACAGTAGATGGAGGATCGGCGTCTGTAGAATTCAACAATTATTCTGTAGGAAATGTAGATACTGTGGTTAATGGTGGAGATAGCAGGATAGACATAAATGATCGCGGATCGTACACTGGAGATGTAACAGTCAATAACGGAGATAATGGAATAAATTTATACGACACTGGTAAATTTAGTGGTAACAGCACTACAACTGGTGGAATAAATATTATAGATCTAAATGAAAACTCTACTTGGGAAGCCGGCACGACAAATACCGTAACTGGTGGAGCAGCGACTGTAAAACTTGACGATTACTCTGTAGTAAATGCAGATACTGTAGTCACTGGTGGAACTAGTACGATAAACGCTAATGGATATACGAACTACGCTGGGGATATAGAAGTCACTGGTGGGACTAGCAATGCGAATTTCTATCATGCGGCATCTTTCAATGGGGATTATATAGCTAGTGCTGGAACAAGCAGCGTCGATATGCAAGGTAGCTCAAAATGGCAAGGAGATATAAAAATAACCGCCGATAACTCAAAAGTAACCCTTCGTCATGATTCTAGATGGCAAGGTAGTGCACTAGAGCCATTAGCCACAACAAAAGCAAATGTGGATATGTTTAATGATTCAGAGTGGAAAGTGGCTCAAAATAGCTTTGTTGATAAGCTAAATTTAAACGACACCGCTCATGTCGTTCTAGCTAACAACTACAGAACACCATACTCAAATCCACGCACTTATGAGACCTTGACAGTTAAAGAACTAAGTGGAAATGGCGGAAACTTTGTATTTGATACTGATCTAAATAGCGCAGTTGCTGGAAGTGAAGAGACATACGGCGATAAACTAATAATCACAGGTGGTATTCCAGCTGGAGTACATGGGGTGCAAGTAGCAGATGAGAGTCTATATACTGGAGCAGAAGTAACTGGAGTCAAAAAGCTTTTGCTTATCACTGATGAGAATGACGTTGGCTATGAGTTTGTCGGTAAAGCATTAAATCAAGGTGGCTTATGGCAGACTAATGCTCCTACGTTTTTCAAAGAGGGAAATAAATGGTATCTAGCAAATTTCACCAAAGAAGCAAATAACGATACTACAGTAATACTAAGCGATAGACAAGTAGCAGTCTATAACCAATGGAATAGGATATCAAATGACTCACTTCGTAAGCGTTTAGGCGATTTGCGTTATGATGATAGTAAGCAAGGCAGCTGGGCTAGGGTTTATGGTGGTAGATTTAGTGGAGAGGGATATAGCCAAAACTACTACACCTTGCAAGCAGGAATCGACAAAGCTATAGATAACCACATATATGGACTATTTATAGACAGCCAACACAGCAACCAAGACTATACTTATGGTAAAGGCGATGGAGAAAAAAGAGTTGTCGGTCTATACTATACAAACTATTTAGATAACGGACATTATCTTGATACGGTGCTAAAATACGGTAAGATAAACTCAAAATACAATACAAGCGGTGACTTCCCAGACCATGCTAAATACGGCAGTTTGGCTTACGCTGCTAGCTTGGAGTATGGCAAGACTATAAGATTTGAGAACAATTCGTTTATAGAGCCTTTAGCTCAACTAACCTACTCAAATATCGAATCAGAAAACTACACTACTGATAGAAATACGATTGTAAAAGAGAGCGCTATAAAAAGCTTAATATCTAAGCTTGGATTTAATGCCGGAAAACAGATCGCAGATGATAGCGACGTGTATTTCAAGGCGTTTTGGATGAGAGAGTATAAAGCAGATAGAAATGTAGATCTAAAATCTGCAAATGGCGAGATCATGAGCTTTGGCGAAAATTACAGAGATAGCTGGGTAGAAATAGGGCTTGGACTAAACAAAAAAATCGGCGAAAAAACACATCTCTACGCCGATCTAGAAAGAAGTCTTGGAGCAACCATACAAAAAGACTGGCAAGTAAATGTCGGCTTTAGGTGGGAGTTTTAA
- a CDS encoding FUSC family protein: protein MLKNFIKTYDPANFGLTYALKASISFILCASVSYYFFGFHATVFATNASISIFFINSLDGNDKAKLKYLYLYIFLSCLALPFVAYFYELGWWLVVPTFLWMSFVGICAIFNPNLNKVLSIVNMTGLVALIVQSNGEFDIQSSIYGVIVGGVIASTLRVLHIGTYGKFTKKTYNLLLNDTTKMAQNLFDQKTFDEIALQCANHIDSIKKIFANQSANLKDARLIIHHSKAIFYLYKTEDIFYSLISLKRYFINIKDNSLLLEVQKEILHNLNELKNIFKDEKVSLKSEALNKIQNSKFSIFAASLEVLYSKFELIKNGGEDKIKLEKKSSKSLKSIISEINLQNDTVINSLKLALGVSIAIFITQVTKIDHGVWIAIGVLSVSRATSYMTRVVGFDNIKGAMIGICIAFALIYTLKSTVIFVPLIMLFIFLTFYLKIFPTIYFSSVFMATFTLVFSEIKADFLELVVARFADILIGFFVAFGVTFLLFRKASAIKLNSNLSSVIAKLNELSNFFSQSQKAKFIISEKSVLTSLNIYKKAILENDKREFKYFKTSLEIYKNLEEINGLIINLKDYIKSIKHDKLDLIKLALESDIKIISTRFEMIEKKLNKLPYYFYDSVEDKLMCHDKTITYLLNLIASKQTKVMDLI, encoded by the coding sequence ATGCTTAAAAATTTTATCAAAACATACGATCCGGCAAATTTCGGTCTGACATACGCTCTAAAAGCGTCGATATCATTCATACTTTGCGCTAGCGTATCTTACTATTTTTTTGGATTTCATGCCACAGTCTTTGCCACAAACGCGTCTATAAGTATATTTTTTATAAACTCACTTGATGGCAATGACAAGGCAAAACTAAAATACCTATATCTTTATATATTTTTATCTTGCCTCGCTCTGCCTTTTGTGGCGTATTTTTACGAGCTTGGATGGTGGCTTGTAGTGCCTACTTTTTTGTGGATGAGTTTTGTTGGGATTTGCGCGATTTTTAATCCAAATTTAAACAAAGTCCTCTCCATTGTCAATATGACTGGCTTAGTCGCTTTAATCGTCCAAAGCAACGGTGAATTCGACATTCAAAGCTCGATTTATGGAGTTATCGTTGGTGGGGTTATAGCTTCTACTTTGAGAGTTTTACATATCGGAACTTATGGTAAATTTACCAAAAAAACATATAATTTGCTTCTAAACGACACTACAAAAATGGCTCAAAATCTCTTCGATCAAAAAACATTTGACGAAATTGCCCTGCAATGCGCAAACCACATAGACAGTATCAAAAAAATCTTCGCAAACCAAAGTGCAAATCTCAAAGACGCAAGGCTAATCATCCACCACTCAAAGGCAATATTTTACTTATATAAAACAGAAGATATATTTTATTCTTTAATATCTTTAAAGAGATATTTTATCAATATCAAGGACAATTCACTACTTTTAGAGGTACAAAAAGAAATTCTCCACAACCTAAATGAGCTAAAAAATATATTTAAAGATGAAAAGGTAAGCTTAAAAAGTGAGGCTCTAAACAAGATCCAAAACTCTAAATTTAGTATATTTGCAGCATCTCTTGAGGTCTTATACTCTAAATTTGAGCTTATAAAAAATGGTGGCGAAGACAAAATCAAACTAGAAAAAAAGAGTTCAAAAAGCCTAAAAAGTATCATATCTGAGATAAATTTACAAAACGATACAGTCATAAACTCTCTCAAACTCGCGCTTGGCGTCTCCATAGCTATCTTCATCACTCAAGTTACAAAAATCGACCATGGAGTATGGATTGCCATAGGAGTTTTGAGCGTGAGTAGAGCCACTTCATATATGACTAGAGTCGTTGGATTTGACAACATAAAAGGCGCAATGATCGGCATTTGCATAGCGTTTGCTCTCATTTATACGCTCAAATCAACCGTGATCTTCGTGCCACTCATAATGCTTTTTATATTTTTAACATTTTATCTTAAAATATTTCCTACTATATATTTTTCATCTGTGTTTATGGCGACTTTTACACTTGTATTTTCAGAGATAAAAGCTGATTTTTTGGAGCTTGTAGTGGCTAGATTCGCCGATATTTTGATCGGATTTTTTGTTGCTTTTGGGGTGACGTTCTTGCTATTTAGAAAGGCTTCAGCCATAAAGCTAAACTCAAATTTATCCTCAGTCATAGCAAAGCTTAATGAACTATCAAATTTCTTCAGCCAAAGCCAAAAGGCTAAATTCATAATCAGCGAAAAAAGCGTCTTAACTAGCTTAAATATCTACAAAAAAGCTATTTTAGAAAATGATAAAAGAGAGTTTAAATACTTTAAAACATCTTTAGAAATTTACAAAAATCTTGAAGAGATAAACGGCTTAATTATAAATTTAAAAGACTATATCAAATCCATAAAGCATGACAAGCTAGACCTCATCAAGCTAGCATTGGAGTCCGATATAAAGATAATTTCCACAAGATTTGAGATGATAGAAAAGAAGCTAAATAAGCTTCCTTATTATTTTTACGATAGTGTAGAAGATAAGCTAATGTGTCATGATAAGACTATAACTTATCTTCTAAATTTGATTGCTTCAAAGCAAACCAAAGTCATGGATCTGATTTAA
- the rsmH gene encoding 16S rRNA (cytosine(1402)-N(4))-methyltransferase RsmH, translated as MQSPHIPVLLNEVISSFKSIEKGTILDCTLGYGGHSKALLDANPNLKIIACDRDDTAINFCKEKFKDYGDRISIYKSNFANIINLIDLSDIKGILADIGVSSLQIDLDERGFGLNSSTLDMRMDKNQSFDAKELVNTYSQSELERIFVQFGELPNATTVAKKIIEARKISPITSAKELTNIIGKSNLKNRSVSIAILAFQAIRIEVNKELDELTNLLTSIKNSNINNAILTVISFHSLEDKIVKSQFKEWEKSCICPSFAIRCECGNNHCIGKIITKKPLQATDEEIKQNSRSSCAKLRSFKIERQR; from the coding sequence TTGCAATCACCTCATATCCCAGTCCTTTTAAATGAAGTAATAAGCTCATTTAAAAGCATCGAAAAAGGCACTATTTTAGACTGCACATTAGGATATGGCGGACACTCAAAAGCCCTGCTCGACGCAAATCCAAATTTAAAAATCATAGCCTGTGATAGAGATGATACTGCGATAAATTTCTGCAAAGAAAAGTTTAAAGATTATGGAGATAGGATTTCTATCTATAAAAGCAACTTCGCAAATATCATAAATTTGATAGATTTAAGTGATATTAAAGGGATTTTAGCAGACATCGGAGTTAGCTCTTTGCAGATTGATTTAGATGAACGTGGGTTTGGGCTAAATAGCAGCACTCTTGATATGAGAATGGATAAAAATCAAAGCTTTGATGCGAAAGAGCTTGTAAATACATATAGCCAAAGTGAGCTAGAACGTATTTTTGTCCAGTTTGGTGAGCTTCCAAATGCGACTACTGTAGCCAAAAAAATCATTGAAGCAAGAAAAATCTCACCTATAACAAGTGCAAAAGAGCTAACAAACATAATAGGCAAATCAAATTTAAAAAATCGCTCCGTAAGTATCGCTATACTTGCGTTTCAAGCCATAAGAATAGAAGTCAATAAAGAGCTTGATGAGCTAACAAATTTACTAACTTCTATAAAAAACTCAAACATTAATAACGCTATTTTAACCGTTATTTCATTTCATTCATTAGAAGATAAAATAGTAAAAAGCCAGTTCAAAGAGTGGGAGAAAAGCTGCATTTGCCCTAGTTTTGCTATCCGTTGTGAATGCGGCAACAACCATTGCATAGGCAAAATCATCACTAAAAAACCACTTCAAGCCACAGATGAAGAGATAAAACAAAACTCAAGAAGTAGCTGTGCTAAACTAAGAAGCTTCAAGATAGAAAGGCAAAGATGA
- a CDS encoding class II aldolase and adducin N-terminal domain-containing protein has product MNVEYSINEIKRISSSMFKKNFFGVFHGSISARIEHNQFVINKKDAIFDGLSNDDLTLLYSKKDYRWNDASIDSDIHLNIYKNIGEAKYICYAMPPYLTAYSIDHVSIEPKDYFGFMKFDNIFVYDIKQFDDWYERAPSEIARFMIEKNTNVMVIKGYGVYVYERTAYDLAKTVALLENSCKLLYYAKSFN; this is encoded by the coding sequence ATGAATGTAGAATACTCAATAAATGAGATTAAAAGAATATCTAGCTCGATGTTTAAGAAAAACTTTTTTGGTGTATTTCATGGCTCAATTTCTGCTAGAATCGAGCATAATCAGTTTGTTATCAATAAAAAAGATGCGATTTTTGACGGACTTAGCAATGATGATTTGACACTTTTATACTCAAAAAAAGATTATAGGTGGAATGATGCGAGCATAGACAGTGACATTCACTTAAACATATACAAAAATATAGGCGAAGCGAAATACATCTGCTACGCGATGCCGCCATATCTCACGGCTTATAGCATAGATCACGTAAGCATAGAGCCAAAGGATTATTTTGGTTTTATGAAATTTGATAATATTTTTGTTTATGATATCAAGCAGTTTGATGACTGGTACGAAAGAGCACCATCTGAAATAGCTAGATTTATGATCGAAAAAAATACAAACGTAATGGTTATAAAAGGTTATGGAGTGTATGTATATGAAAGGACAGCTTACGACCTTGCTAAGACTGTCGCACTGCTAGAAAATAGCTGCAAATTGCTTTATTACGCAAAAAGTTTTAATTAA
- a CDS encoding peptidylprolyl isomerase — protein MITWMQKHKKYLVITIWISTIAFVGAGFVGWGAYDMNNNRAKSVAKVGDRSISIQEFQQTYSELYAYYSNLSNGQFTQEKADEMGLDKIALDKIIQDTMLLNFADSLGLSVTNEDMIATIIADKNFQVNGKFDRATYEEALRRSRISPKDYENGLKNKILLNKLFSALNLKANTEDIDMLGSSYFMQDRVSIQVLKADKTSVSIDENELKELWEKTKNNYLTKAKYDMDTTFIEPVKVDANETVLMEFYEENRGEYRDSSDKLLSFTDALESVKKDFALKNTRKFALEEYLKIKKGESNPTSSMSVLEDSTEFPVAELKDAKAGDVLKPFEYKNGYLIVKLKTVATPQVMSYEEAKANVIKEYEKIKSKGALEAKAKSMVDTSNGTDIGFISRDTRKSVNGLSDAEFLEFVMRLFETTNKKGYIVLEDKAVIYNIMEQKLLDSNKIKEYNELLTKNADAIKNGQLGQDLLMALQKRYDVELYYKR, from the coding sequence ATGATTACTTGGATGCAAAAGCATAAGAAATATTTGGTTATAACTATTTGGATTAGCACTATTGCGTTTGTGGGCGCTGGATTTGTTGGCTGGGGTGCTTACGATATGAATAACAATAGAGCAAAATCTGTTGCAAAAGTTGGAGATAGAAGTATAAGCATTCAAGAATTTCAACAAACTTATTCAGAATTATACGCTTATTATTCTAATTTATCCAATGGGCAATTTACTCAAGAAAAAGCCGATGAAATGGGCTTAGACAAGATAGCTTTAGATAAAATCATACAAGATACAATGCTTCTAAATTTCGCTGATAGCTTAGGACTTAGCGTGACAAATGAAGATATGATAGCAACAATAATTGCAGATAAAAACTTCCAAGTAAATGGCAAATTTGATAGAGCCACATACGAAGAGGCCTTAAGAAGATCTAGAATCTCTCCAAAAGACTATGAAAATGGACTAAAAAATAAAATCTTGCTAAATAAATTATTCAGTGCTTTAAATTTAAAAGCGAATACTGAGGATATTGATATGCTAGGATCTAGCTACTTTATGCAAGATAGAGTTTCTATCCAAGTTTTAAAAGCCGATAAAACTTCTGTAAGTATAGATGAAAATGAGCTAAAAGAGCTTTGGGAAAAGACAAAAAACAACTACCTAACAAAAGCAAAATATGATATGGATACGACTTTTATAGAACCTGTAAAAGTAGATGCAAATGAGACTGTTTTGATGGAGTTTTACGAAGAAAATAGGGGCGAATATAGAGATAGCTCAGATAAACTTTTATCATTTACAGATGCTTTAGAAAGTGTAAAAAAGGATTTTGCACTTAAAAATACTAGAAAATTTGCACTTGAAGAGTATTTAAAAATTAAAAAAGGTGAATCAAATCCAACATCTTCAATGAGCGTTTTAGAAGATAGCACAGAGTTTCCTGTCGCTGAGCTAAAAGATGCAAAAGCTGGTGATGTCTTAAAACCTTTTGAGTATAAAAATGGCTATTTGATAGTAAAACTAAAAACAGTAGCTACACCACAAGTTATGAGCTATGAAGAGGCAAAAGCTAACGTTATAAAAGAGTATGAAAAGATAAAATCCAAAGGCGCCCTTGAGGCAAAAGCAAAAAGTATGGTTGATACATCTAATGGAACAGATATAGGATTTATTAGCAGAGATACTAGAAAAAGCGTAAACGGACTAAGTGACGCTGAGTTTTTGGAATTTGTTATGAGGCTGTTTGAAACTACTAACAAAAAAGGTTATATAGTTTTAGAAGATAAAGCCGTTATTTACAACATTATGGAACAAAAATTGCTTGATTCTAACAAGATTAAAGAGTATAACGAATTACTAACAAAAAACGCCGATGCGATCAAAAACGGACAATTGGGTCAAGATTTATTAATGGCCTTGCAAAAGCGTTATGATGTAGAATTGTACTATAAAAGGTAA
- the ftsA gene encoding cell division protein FtsA, whose product MGIKILGIDIGSTQICAVMAECENNSTNIENAIKIIGIGTVKSQGLKKGSITNIELASSSIKAAVDNVMRTAGTRYDKVIVSISGKDAKNIDCKDVINIPEREVNIKQIERAISSAEYKVKIPHDYEIIHTLPYNFKIDEQDNIEDPLGMNGTRLEVQAHIIVVQKSALLNLRKAIEKAGLKADNVVLSGYASSIATLNEDEKALGAVLIDMGGASCNMVVHSGNSIRYNEFLGVGSSNITIDLSTILHTPPTKAEEIKVKYGTLKNQENQLIVLPDLGDENSTHEVGISVITKVIYMRVEETLMILAKMLSESNYKDLAGAGVVLTGGMTKLDGLRELASAVFDSMPVRIARPKEFDGLIDVLRDPANSCAIGLCLYGAGFFTPYEIDSERKLRYKEEPLIKNQGLISIREMRDEIDNDFETIKEEPIIAPTQDQTYDSLDLKIDKEDLKNNKRDIGDIKDKINPFSKFINYLKNLF is encoded by the coding sequence GTGGGAATAAAGATACTAGGCATTGATATTGGGTCTACGCAAATTTGCGCTGTTATGGCTGAATGCGAAAATAATAGCACAAATATAGAAAATGCTATAAAAATAATCGGAATTGGCACTGTCAAATCTCAAGGGCTTAAAAAAGGTTCTATAACAAACATAGAACTAGCATCAAGCTCTATAAAAGCAGCAGTTGACAATGTGATGAGAACTGCTGGAACAAGATATGATAAGGTAATCGTATCGATATCTGGAAAAGATGCGAAAAATATAGACTGCAAAGATGTTATAAATATTCCAGAACGTGAAGTAAATATAAAACAGATCGAACGCGCCATAAGCTCAGCAGAATATAAAGTCAAAATCCCGCATGACTATGAAATTATACACACTTTACCATATAATTTCAAAATAGACGAACAAGATAATATAGAAGATCCTCTTGGAATGAATGGTACGAGATTAGAGGTTCAAGCCCATATAATTGTAGTCCAAAAATCAGCTCTTTTAAATTTGCGAAAAGCTATAGAAAAGGCTGGACTTAAAGCAGATAATGTTGTACTTTCTGGATATGCATCTTCTATCGCCACACTAAATGAAGATGAAAAAGCTCTCGGAGCTGTGCTTATAGATATGGGCGGTGCTAGTTGTAATATGGTCGTTCATTCTGGAAATTCTATACGATATAATGAATTTTTAGGCGTTGGCTCATCAAATATAACCATAGATTTATCGACTATTTTACATACTCCACCTACTAAGGCTGAAGAGATAAAAGTAAAATATGGCACGCTTAAAAATCAAGAAAACCAACTCATAGTTTTGCCAGATCTTGGGGATGAAAACTCAACCCACGAAGTTGGAATAAGCGTAATAACAAAAGTTATATATATGAGAGTTGAAGAGACTTTGATGATACTTGCTAAAATGCTTAGCGAGAGCAATTATAAGGATCTAGCTGGCGCTGGAGTTGTCTTGACTGGTGGAATGACAAAGCTAGATGGGCTTAGAGAGCTTGCATCTGCTGTGTTTGATAGTATGCCAGTTCGTATCGCTAGACCAAAGGAATTTGATGGTCTTATAGATGTTTTAAGAGATCCGGCAAATTCTTGCGCTATTGGACTTTGTCTTTATGGGGCTGGATTTTTTACTCCTTATGAGATAGATTCTGAACGCAAACTCAGATACAAAGAAGAGCCTTTAATAAAAAATCAAGGCTTGATTTCTATAAGAGAGATGAGAGATGAGATAGATAATGATTTTGAAACCATAAAAGAAGAACCTATCATAGCGCCAACGCAAGATCAAACGTATGATAGTTTAGATTTAAAAATAGATAAAGAAGATTTAAAAAATAATAAACGTGATATTGGCGATATAAAGGATAAAATAAATCCTTTTTCTAAATTTATTAATTACTTAAAAAACCTGTTCTAA
- the ftsZ gene encoding cell division protein FtsZ, with protein sequence MGDFTVEENKNIYGAKLKVVGVGGGGGNMINHIVREGINNQDGMKTVDLIAANTDAQALEDSSATTRIQLGEKKTRGLGAGMVPEVGKDAALESYEEIKTTLEYSDIVFIASGFGGGTGTGAAPIIAQAAKEIGALTVAVVTTPFSFEGKKRMRLALEGIDELKKECDSIVVIPNQKLMGIIDKKAGIKDSFKQVDNILARAVSGMSSIVLSSGTSDINLDFADVRTAMSHRGLSLMGVGEAEGEEAAQEALKNAIQSPLLDDMNIKGAMGVLVHFKFHPSCPMSDISEAMEIVQDSADEDADIFFGTLCDESMSEGRVQVTLVATGFADKNEAKQPEITQEVLPEKKEQSIFGSYRRASGYDINIDPDELDKPAINRFKLD encoded by the coding sequence ATGGGCGATTTTACCGTAGAAGAAAATAAAAATATTTATGGAGCTAAGCTAAAAGTTGTTGGTGTCGGCGGCGGTGGCGGCAACATGATAAATCATATCGTAAGAGAGGGTATAAACAATCAAGACGGTATGAAAACAGTTGATTTAATAGCTGCGAACACCGATGCTCAAGCTTTAGAAGATTCAAGTGCAACTACTAGAATTCAGCTTGGTGAGAAAAAAACTAGAGGTCTTGGTGCTGGTATGGTTCCAGAAGTCGGCAAGGACGCTGCTTTGGAGAGTTACGAAGAGATTAAGACTACTTTAGAATACTCTGATATAGTATTTATCGCATCTGGTTTTGGTGGTGGTACTGGTACTGGAGCTGCTCCTATAATCGCTCAAGCAGCAAAAGAAATAGGCGCTTTAACAGTAGCCGTTGTCACAACCCCATTTTCTTTTGAGGGCAAAAAAAGAATGAGGCTTGCTCTTGAGGGTATTGATGAGCTTAAAAAAGAGTGCGATAGCATAGTCGTCATCCCAAACCAAAAACTTATGGGTATCATCGATAAAAAAGCAGGTATAAAAGATAGCTTCAAACAAGTTGATAATATACTAGCGCGCGCTGTGAGCGGTATGAGCTCTATAGTTCTTAGCTCAGGAACTAGCGATATAAACCTAGACTTTGCAGATGTAAGAACTGCAATGAGTCATAGGGGTCTGTCTCTTATGGGCGTTGGCGAGGCTGAAGGTGAAGAAGCAGCTCAAGAAGCACTCAAAAACGCTATCCAATCTCCGCTTTTAGATGATATGAATATAAAAGGCGCTATGGGCGTTTTGGTGCATTTCAAATTTCACCCAAGTTGCCCTATGAGCGATATCAGCGAAGCTATGGAAATAGTCCAAGATAGTGCTGATGAAGATGCAGATATATTCTTTGGAACATTATGTGATGAGTCTATGAGTGAAGGTAGGGTTCAAGTAACACTTGTAGCTACTGGATTTGCAGATAAAAACGAAGCCAAACAACCTGAAATCACTCAAGAAGTTTTGCCAGAGAAAAAAGAGCAAAGCATATTTGGCTCATACAGAAGAGCTTCTGGATATGATATAAATATCGATCCAGATGAGCTAGATAAACCAGCAATAAATCGCTTTAAATTAGATTAA